A section of the Atribacterota bacterium genome encodes:
- a CDS encoding extracellular solute-binding protein gives MKKSLRVGIGVLGVFVFLLVSVVTFAQTTEITIWFGRENFIPADRFETFHAENPHIRIKIDMIPLEEALAAYVRTFRAGNPPDIFQVLHQNPTALAAQKMVMDITPILKAWEEEDPDDFRDMAKAAWEMPSYQGVPYGMALHAAPYWYVWRSDLFDEAGIPEPETWDDALDAGRKLRSDTMLGYALIGHKPHIDWFVSYFVSMGGPFVNNLIQLDSDAGVYLLGWYQTMMRDGIVHPDTPAWDSGEARAAFMAGKAAQMFQGSNIFAKIQESLEYKKQWKAKPPLYRPGAKDSWRMGGICWPYMVSISASVKQDAVRKVFQYLSRTEIVKEVALRYQPATRMSVFREPDYLEFQPWYAELFEAYSRQYPIPVHLRDTEIYRVLAEARHEALTNVNADPKEMAARYQAQINKIAGQ, from the coding sequence ATGAAGAAATCTCTTCGGGTGGGAATTGGAGTTTTGGGTGTTTTTGTGTTTTTGCTGGTGAGTGTGGTCACTTTTGCCCAGACGACTGAAATCACGATTTGGTTTGGAAGAGAAAATTTTATCCCTGCGGATCGATTTGAAACCTTTCATGCTGAGAACCCCCATATCCGGATAAAAATTGATATGATTCCCTTGGAAGAAGCGCTGGCAGCCTATGTACGGACATTCCGAGCTGGAAACCCCCCCGATATTTTTCAGGTTCTCCATCAAAACCCGACTGCCCTTGCTGCCCAGAAGATGGTTATGGATATTACTCCAATATTGAAAGCGTGGGAAGAGGAGGACCCGGACGATTTCCGTGATATGGCCAAGGCAGCCTGGGAAATGCCCTCGTACCAGGGAGTTCCTTACGGAATGGCCCTTCACGCGGCACCATACTGGTACGTGTGGCGCTCAGATTTATTTGATGAAGCTGGTATCCCTGAGCCCGAAACCTGGGATGACGCTCTGGATGCAGGGAGAAAACTTCGTTCCGATACGATGCTCGGTTATGCCCTGATTGGTCACAAACCCCATATTGACTGGTTTGTCAGTTACTTCGTTTCCATGGGTGGACCGTTTGTGAACAATCTCATCCAATTGGATTCAGATGCTGGCGTGTACCTTTTAGGATGGTATCAGACCATGATGCGAGATGGTATTGTGCATCCGGATACGCCGGCTTGGGATTCAGGAGAAGCTCGAGCCGCCTTTATGGCGGGAAAGGCGGCGCAAATGTTCCAGGGTTCGAACATTTTTGCCAAGATTCAGGAAAGTCTCGAGTACAAAAAACAGTGGAAAGCTAAACCTCCTCTGTATCGTCCAGGGGCAAAGGACAGCTGGAGAATGGGAGGAATCTGCTGGCCTTATATGGTCAGTATCTCGGCTTCGGTCAAACAAGATGCGGTGAGAAAGGTGTTCCAGTATCTTTCCAGAACTGAAATCGTCAAGGAAGTTGCGCTGCGATATCAACCGGCAACGCGGATGTCCGTGTTCCGAGAGCCAGATTACCTGGAATTTCAACCATGGTACGCGGAACTTTTCGAAGCCTACTCTCGGCAGTACCCCATTCCGGTGCACCTTCGTGATACCGAAATTTATCGAGTCTTAGCTGAAGCACGACATGAGGCGTTGACCAATGTGAATGCTGACCCTAAAGAGATGGCCGCGCGGTATCAGGCACAAATTAATAAGATTGCTGGACAGTGA